The segment GATTTCCAGGACGCGGTCGGGGTCGGTGCGTACGACCGCGGTGCGGCCGAAGAACCGGTGTCCGGCGGCGCGGAAGCCGTCGGCGCGCATCGCGTAGGCGGTGCCGGTCTCCAGGTACTCCGGCTCGCGGTCCTGCCGGCGGGGGCGATGGGCCTTGTCGTGGTTGACGCCGAATCCGTCGCCCGAGCCGTCCGTACGCCAGATGAAGCCGTGGGTGGGGGCGGCGGTCAGCGCCGAGTCGGCGCCGTCCTCGACGACGGCGGAGGCGACGCCCTCGATCTCTTCCGCGGTGATGAAGGGACTGGTGCACTGCACCAGCAGCACCACGTCCACGGGGGCGTCGTGCCGCGCTTCGTACGCGTCCATGGCGTGCAGCACCGCCGCCTCGCTGGTCGCGGTGTCCCCGGCGATGGCCGCCGGGCGCAGCACGACCTCGGCGCCCGCGCTGCGGGCCGCCTGCGCGATCGACGGATCATCGGTCGACACGACCACATCGGTGACATGACGCGCCTCACGGCAGGCCCGCACCGCCCGGACCGTCAGCGGCACACCGCCCACCGGAGCGAGGTTCTTGCCCGGCACACCCTTGGAACCGCCCCGAGCGGGGATGACGGCCAGCACACGCGGTTCCTGACGACTGGTCATATCTGCCCCCAGCGGCGGATCATGGGGGCGACACGCTGATGGCCCACGCGGTAGAGACCCTTGGCGCCGCGGCGCACCACCCGGCGCAGCGGACGGCTGATGAGCCCGCTCCGGCCCCTGCCGTCGCCGAGCGGGACGGGCAGCGGGCGGCCCTTCTCGTCCAGGCCGTGCCGGGCGAGGAGCTCGGGCAGGTAGAAGGAGCTGCGCTGCGGGGTGTGCAAGGTCTGCAGGGTGGGCAGCGGGCCCATGTCGCGCAGTACGGCGATGCGCGCCCGGACGGCGGCGTACGCGTCGCTCTTGCCGACGCCCTGGGCCGCCAGCCACTGCGGGTCAGGGGTGGGCACGACCCCGTTGTCGAGGTCCTCCCAGGAGGCGAGGCAGCCGGAGTTGACGAAGTAGTGGTTGCCGTGGGCCTCGCGTACGCCGAAGTCGGTGAGTATCGCCGTCGGGATGCCGCGGTGCAGGGACTCCAGGGCGGCCGTGGAACTGACCGTGACCAGCAGGTCGGTGTGGTCCAGGACCTCGCCCATGTTGCCGTACACCAACTGCAGGTTGGGCGGCGCCGGCTCGGACAGATCCTCGATGAGGACCTGGTAGGGGTGCGCCTCGACATGCGTGGTGTGCTCGCCCGGCAGGCTGCGCAGCTTGAACAGCAGCAGCCGCTCCGGGTGCCGGCGGGCGTGCGCCGCGGCGCGTTCCAGCAGCCGGATCCGGGAGGCCCGGTCCTTGGGCACGGAGGGCTGGACGGCGAAGCAGAGCGTGAAGGGCCGGTCGGCGCTGTACGTCGCGGGCGGGTCGTACGGCGCGCCCTCAAGAAAGGGGAGCGCGGCCTCGACAACGGTCGCCGGCTCGATGCCGACGCCCTCGAAGACGGTACGGAATCGGTCCGCGTCGAACGCGCTGTTGGCGATCACGACGTCGATGCCGGCCCGGGTGAGCAGGCCGTCCACCATCTTCTCGTACACGACCCCGACATATCCGGTGACCGTCACCGGTCTGTGCCGACGGCCCTTCCAGCTCTGCCCCAGGCTGTGCGCCAGCGCCAGCGTGGTGCCCCCGGCCGTGGCGAAGACCAGGATGTCCGCCGCGGCCAGCTCCTCGTCGTCCACCAGCTCGGCCGCGATCACCTCGCGTTGGCTGTCGGGCTGGATGCCGACCTCGGCCAGCTGGCGCTCAGTGGGCGTCGAACGAGCGCGCAGGAAGTACGCGTCGAGCGCGTGATCAGGGGCGATCTGCCGTGCGACGGACGCTCCCCACTTCCAGCGGGTGTCCGAATCAGTCAGCACGACGATGCGCTGCTTCGAGGTTGATGTCACGTGTGAGCCCTTCCGGGCGGGCTGTGCGGTGCGGTGCCCAGCGATGGTGAAGTTCTGGGGGTGCTCTCACGGGGTGGGAGTGGCTAGAAGTTATGGATCCGGAATGAGCCAGTCCTAAAACCCACATGAGGACAATCTGAGTGTTCGGGCGAAAGCCGGTCAGGTTTCCTCAGATCGGCTGCATGCGTGACCGACAAGGTGACCGTCTGTGAACACCAGAGGGGACTGATGGGGCAAACGTGGGCCCCGCTCCGGCCGCCCGGGTTGGTTGGTCCCGATGTCCCAGCAGAAGGAGAAAGCGCAGTTCACCAGGGTCTGGTGCCGGCGGGCGGGTGCCCTCCGGTCCTCTATACCGCGCGCGGGCCGCGTCCCGCGGGGCTGCCCGTGGTCGGACGATCGTCTTCCTCGACCTCGACCCCGATGCCGTCGCACGAGCCGCCTAGAAAACACCCCGGCGATGGAAACGTGCGGCTGCCCTGACCACCACCGGGTGGTGGTGTGCCCGTCGCGGAAGGTGCGGGTCACCGTAAGCCCAGACGCTCCGGCGGCGTTAGAGAGCCATCACGAATGGCAGTCCGCCAGCCGTCAGTTCACTGCGGAAGCCGTCCTGGTCGCCGTAGGCGCAGTCCGCTGCCAGCGCCCGGAAGCCCACCCCGGCCTCCGTAGCCTGGCGAGCGAGTGACCACGCCGTTGTCGGTCTTGCCCAGCCGGCCCAGCCACTGCCGACCCATGTGTGCGGTGGCCTTGCCGTCCTTGCGGTCGCCGGAGTCATCGATCAACAGCGCCCCGCCACCGTGCGGCACGGTCGCCGGATCGGCCGGCAACAACTCCAGACGTCGGGCGTTGACCTGCTAATGGTCCCAGCGCGACGCTCCGCCCCAGCCAGGCAGGTCAGCGTTTTGTTTCCCCTGGCGCAAGCGGACACGGCCGCCGGGCAGAGTCCGCGACTCCACACAGTGACATCAGCCGCCGGCGCTGCGGGCGGCACCTCGCGGCGTTGCCGGAATGCTCGCAGACTGGTTTGTCTGCGGGCATTCCGCCGCCTTGCGATGCACCGCGCCAGACGCCGCGGCCTGTCCGGCCCTGACCGCCCGGACAGGGCCTAGCCGATCGCCAGCTTGGCTCCCCAGCCGCCGCTGACGATCTCCGTGCCGGACCCGCTGAGCGCGGTGCGGCTGCCCGCGTAGAAGCGGACGGTGCCGTCCATCTTCAGCGCCCAGATGTCAGGGATGAGGTCCCCGTTGGCATCGGGCGTACCGAACAGCAGCCGGATGTTGGTGCTCTCCCAGCCCGAGGCCCCGTACTCGGTGTCGACGCCGCCGGACGAGGCCGCTGCCGAGCCCAGCGAGCCGAGCACGACGCCGCCGGTCGCCGTGTCCTTGATCCCCGTACGCAGCAGGAGCCGGCCGCTTCCGGACCGGTAGACCAGGTCCGGGAGTGTCTTTTTCTTTGTGTAAGCCCGGTGCTTGGCTGTCTTACTGGTGGTCGGTGACGCGGTCGCCGTAGTAGCCGGCGAGGGTGTTGATGGCTTGCTTCCAGTTGCGGGTTCTGCCGGTGGCGTTGGGCCGGTTGGGCTGCCGGTCGCGGATGACCAGGTAGAGCACCTTCAGGGCCGAGTTCTCGTCGGGGAAGTGGCCGCGCCGGCGGGTGGCCTGGCGGAACCGGGAGTTCAGCGACTCGATCATGTTGGTCGTGTAGACGATCTTTCTGATCTCGGGCGGGAAGCGCAGGAACATCACGAAGTGTTCCCAGCTGCGGCGCCAGACGGCGACCAGGGCTGGGTATTTGGCACCCCAGACGTCCTCGAACTCCGCGAAGCGGGCTTCGGCGGCGTCGGCGGTCGGGGCGGTGTAGACGGTGCGCAACTCCTTGGCGATCTGGGCCCAGTGCTTGGTGGAGGCGTATTTCAGGCTGGCGCGGACCATGTGGACCACGCAGAGCTGGATGTCGGCCATGGGCCAGATGTTGCCGATGGACTCCGGCAGGCCCTTCAGGCCGTCGCAGCAGGCGATCAGGACGTCCTGGACGCCGCGGTTCTTCAGCTCCGCGAGCCAGGTCATCCAGGTTTTGGCACCCTCGCCGCCGGTGCCGACCCACATCCCCAGCACGTCCCGCTCGCCGTCGAGGTTGATCCCGACCGCGACGTAGACCGGCCGGTTCGCCACCGCGCCGTCGCGGATCTTCACCACGATGGCGTCGATCATGACGACCGCGTAGAGGCTGTCCAGCGGGCGGTTGCGCCAGGCGTCCAGTTCCTCGCTGACCTTGTCGGTGGCGCGGGAGATCAGGTCGCGGGAGACGTCCACGTCGTAGATCTCCGCCAGGTGGGCCTGGATCTCGCCGGTGGTCAGGCCCTTGGCATACAGCGACAGGATCGCGGCGTCGAAGCCCTGCACCCGCCGGGAGTGCTTGGGCACCACGGCCGGAGTGAAGGACCCGGCCCGGTCCCGGGGAATGTCCAGCTCGACCGGCCCCACGTCGGTCAGCACCGTCTTGCGGGACGTTCCGTTACGGGAGTTGCCCGATCCGGCGCCGGCCGCATCGCCCTTCTCGTAGCCGAGATGCTCGGTCATCTCGGCCTCCAGCGCACCTTCCAGGACCAGTTTCACCAGCCCGGACAGCAGCCCGCCCTCGCCGACGAGGTTCACCCCCTCGCGGCGGGCCCGCTCGATCAATTGCTCGGCCAGGTCCCGGTCCAGCTGGGCTGCTCTCGCCAACTCCGCTCCCGTTCGTACGATGTTCGCGTTCTTGCGGGGGTGCTCATCCTTGATCCCCATGCGTGATCCTTCCCGGCAGAGGTCACACCTCATGCCATCTGGGTCACACCGGGGCATACACAATCTTTAGGACAGTCCCCGGGCCGCTTCATCTCCGCCGACCCTGTCATCGACATCGCCGACCCGCTCCAGATGAACGGGTATGCCTACAGCAACAACAGCCCCATCACGCGTTCCGACCCCACGGGACT is part of the Streptomyces sp. NBC_01262 genome and harbors:
- a CDS encoding acylneuraminate cytidylyltransferase, yielding MTSRQEPRVLAVIPARGGSKGVPGKNLAPVGGVPLTVRAVRACREARHVTDVVVSTDDPSIAQAARSAGAEVVLRPAAIAGDTATSEAAVLHAMDAYEARHDAPVDVVLLVQCTSPFITAEEIEGVASAVVEDGADSALTAAPTHGFIWRTDGSGDGFGVNHDKAHRPRRQDREPEYLETGTAYAMRADGFRAAGHRFFGRTAVVRTDPDRVLEIDEPGDLDRARALAPLLDTGSGSALPTRAEIDAVVLDFDGTQTDDRVWIDQNGHETVAVHRGDGLGIAALRRAGLKVLILSTETNPVVAARARKLSIPVLHGIDRKDLALKKWCDEQGVDPQRVLYAGNDVNDLPCFTIVGWPVAVADAQPEARAAARTTTTKNGGHGAVREIAAWLLGKELYKR
- a CDS encoding IS256 family transposase, translating into MGIKDEHPRKNANIVRTGAELARAAQLDRDLAEQLIERARREGVNLVGEGGLLSGLVKLVLEGALEAEMTEHLGYEKGDAAGAGSGNSRNGTSRKTVLTDVGPVELDIPRDRAGSFTPAVVPKHSRRVQGFDAAILSLYAKGLTTGEIQAHLAEIYDVDVSRDLISRATDKVSEELDAWRNRPLDSLYAVVMIDAIVVKIRDGAVANRPVYVAVGINLDGERDVLGMWVGTGGEGAKTWMTWLAELKNRGVQDVLIACCDGLKGLPESIGNIWPMADIQLCVVHMVRASLKYASTKHWAQIAKELRTVYTAPTADAAEARFAEFEDVWGAKYPALVAVWRRSWEHFVMFLRFPPEIRKIVYTTNMIESLNSRFRQATRRRGHFPDENSALKVLYLVIRDRQPNRPNATGRTRNWKQAINTLAGYYGDRVTDHQ
- a CDS encoding DUF6716 putative glycosyltransferase codes for the protein MTSTSKQRIVVLTDSDTRWKWGASVARQIAPDHALDAYFLRARSTPTERQLAEVGIQPDSQREVIAAELVDDEELAAADILVFATAGGTTLALAHSLGQSWKGRRHRPVTVTGYVGVVYEKMVDGLLTRAGIDVVIANSAFDADRFRTVFEGVGIEPATVVEAALPFLEGAPYDPPATYSADRPFTLCFAVQPSVPKDRASRIRLLERAAAHARRHPERLLLFKLRSLPGEHTTHVEAHPYQVLIEDLSEPAPPNLQLVYGNMGEVLDHTDLLVTVSSTAALESLHRGIPTAILTDFGVREAHGNHYFVNSGCLASWEDLDNGVVPTPDPQWLAAQGVGKSDAYAAVRARIAVLRDMGPLPTLQTLHTPQRSSFYLPELLARHGLDEKGRPLPVPLGDGRGRSGLISRPLRRVVRRGAKGLYRVGHQRVAPMIRRWGQI